A single region of the Streptomyces vilmorinianum genome encodes:
- a CDS encoding DM13 domain-containing protein codes for MGRVAGKKLWAGVAVAAVVVAFGLVWFKPWTLFVDETVNEALPTATAPGTGSPTPSAPDAAPGATASTTPPPAGPQTLAEGRFITHEHATTGSVKVVRLADGSHTLRLEGLDTSNGPDLKVWLSDAPVKEGTAGWGVFDDGKYVDLGKLKGNKGDQNYPLPAGVDWSAYTSVSIWCDRFNVSFGAAELVRA; via the coding sequence GTGGGGCGCGTCGCAGGAAAGAAGCTCTGGGCCGGGGTGGCCGTCGCCGCCGTCGTGGTGGCGTTCGGACTCGTCTGGTTCAAGCCGTGGACGCTCTTCGTGGACGAGACCGTCAACGAGGCCCTGCCGACGGCGACCGCCCCGGGCACCGGCTCGCCGACCCCCTCCGCCCCGGACGCGGCCCCGGGCGCCACCGCCTCCACGACCCCGCCTCCCGCCGGGCCCCAGACCCTGGCCGAGGGCCGGTTCATCACGCACGAGCACGCGACCACCGGCTCCGTGAAGGTCGTACGGCTGGCCGACGGCAGCCACACCCTCCGGCTGGAAGGACTCGACACGAGCAACGGCCCCGACCTGAAGGTCTGGCTGAGCGACGCGCCCGTCAAGGAGGGCACGGCCGGCTGGGGCGTCTTCGACGACGGGAAGTACGTCGACCTCGGCAAGCTCAAGGGGAACAAGGGCGACCAGAACTACCCGCTGCCCGCGGGCGTCGACTGGTCCGCGTACACGAGCGTCAGCATCTGGTGCGACCGTTTCAACGTGTCCTTCGGCGCCGCGGAACTCGTGCGCGCCTGA
- a CDS encoding MFS transporter, which translates to MSTPKPTTPAQTAAPKRRGDGKGIALFVIASCQLMVVLDITIVNIALPHIQRSLEFSTTSLSWVVNAYTLTFGGLLLLGGRAGDILGRRRVFIFGVLLFGLASLLCGVAQTDWQLLAARALQGVGGAIASPTSLSLITTNFDEGPERNRAFGVFAAVSAGGGAIGLVAGGLLVEWLDWRWIFFVNVPIALLIAFFTPRHIKESARHPGHFDFTGALTATLGMVALVYGFIRAAQEGWRDPWTLASFGAAVVLLTLFILVERRSRQPITPLHMFADRNRAGTYGIMLCLAAAIFGMFFFLTLFVQNVLDFSPLRTGLAFLPVSAIIAVGAGITSQLLPRFGPKPFMVIGSLLAAAGLSWLTLTDVHSTYLGSILGPILVFGLGMGLMFVSLTLMALSNVEQQEAGAASGLLNATQQVGGSLGLSILVTVFGTASRTEAEKQVPAFLSQAGPLEKAEFAKTGQLPPPWSDEVLTAGVSSGFVTAAAFSVLAFVIAIVAIQVRPSDIERLKGGMGPPGAG; encoded by the coding sequence ATGAGTACACCGAAGCCGACGACACCCGCACAGACCGCAGCCCCGAAGCGTCGGGGCGACGGCAAGGGCATCGCCCTGTTCGTCATCGCCTCGTGCCAGTTGATGGTCGTCCTCGACATCACGATCGTGAACATCGCGCTGCCGCACATCCAGCGCTCGCTCGAATTCTCCACGACCAGCCTCTCGTGGGTCGTCAACGCCTACACGCTCACCTTCGGCGGACTGCTGCTCCTCGGCGGACGCGCCGGTGACATCCTGGGGCGGCGGCGGGTCTTCATCTTCGGCGTCCTGCTCTTCGGACTGGCCTCGCTGCTCTGCGGAGTCGCCCAGACCGACTGGCAACTGCTCGCCGCACGGGCCCTGCAGGGCGTCGGCGGAGCGATAGCCTCCCCGACCTCGCTCTCCCTGATCACCACGAACTTCGACGAAGGCCCGGAACGCAACCGGGCCTTCGGTGTCTTCGCGGCCGTCTCGGCGGGCGGCGGCGCCATCGGACTGGTCGCCGGCGGGCTGCTCGTCGAATGGCTCGACTGGCGCTGGATCTTCTTCGTCAACGTGCCCATCGCGCTGCTCATCGCGTTCTTCACCCCCCGCCACATCAAGGAGTCCGCACGGCACCCCGGCCACTTCGACTTCACCGGGGCGCTGACCGCCACCCTCGGCATGGTGGCGCTGGTGTACGGGTTCATCCGCGCCGCCCAGGAAGGCTGGCGCGACCCCTGGACGCTCGCCTCCTTCGGCGCCGCGGTCGTGCTCCTCACCCTGTTCATCCTGGTGGAGCGCCGCTCCCGGCAGCCGATCACCCCGTTGCACATGTTCGCGGACCGCAACCGTGCGGGCACGTACGGCATCATGCTCTGCCTCGCCGCGGCGATCTTCGGGATGTTCTTCTTCCTGACCCTGTTCGTGCAGAACGTCCTGGACTTCAGCCCGTTGCGGACCGGCCTCGCCTTCCTGCCGGTCAGCGCGATCATCGCGGTCGGCGCCGGGATCACCTCCCAGCTGCTGCCCAGGTTCGGGCCGAAACCCTTCATGGTGATCGGCTCGCTCCTGGCGGCGGCCGGTCTGTCCTGGCTGACCCTGACCGATGTGCACTCCACCTATCTGGGCAGCATCCTCGGGCCGATCCTGGTCTTCGGCCTCGGCATGGGCCTGATGTTCGTCTCGCTGACCCTGATGGCGCTGTCCAACGTCGAGCAGCAGGAGGCGGGCGCCGCGTCCGGCCTGCTCAACGCCACCCAGCAGGTGGGTGGTTCGCTCGGCCTGTCGATCCTGGTGACGGTCTTCGGCACGGCGAGCCGTACGGAGGCGGAGAAGCAGGTTCCCGCCTTCCTCTCCCAGGCCGGACCGCTGGAGAAGGCCGAGTTCGCCAAGACCGGCCAGCTGCCACCGCCCTGGAGCGACGAGGTCCTGACGGCCGGCGTCTCGTCCGGCTTCGTCACGGCGGCGGCGTTCTCCGTTCTGGCGTTCGTGATCGCCATCGTCGCCATCCAGGTCCGCCCCTCGGACATCGAACGGCTCAAGGGCGGGATGGGACCCCCCGGAGCCGGCTGA
- a CDS encoding alpha/beta fold hydrolase, translated as MPEIELTAGTVTYEDTGGDGPVVVLLHGLVHDATVWRAIVPALAPDHRVLTPTLPYGSHRTPMKPDVPLSPDTVVELIAEFLDRLDLTGVTLVESDCGRAQTVAVRHPERLARLVLISCEAFDNYPPGAPGKMIELACRIPGGVALMARILGLKPLRRLPVGIGALTRRPVPDEIVEGWLRPLRTDPAIRHDFRRYNLSVRKDELLQAAEGLRTFDRPALVVWAVDDLMMPREHGRGLAELLPQGHLVEIEDSRTLISEDQPERLAAELRAFIAKTA; from the coding sequence GTGCCGGAGATCGAACTGACCGCGGGAACCGTCACGTACGAGGACACCGGCGGCGACGGCCCCGTGGTCGTCCTCCTCCACGGACTCGTCCACGACGCCACCGTCTGGCGCGCGATCGTCCCCGCGCTCGCCCCCGACCACCGGGTTCTCACGCCCACCCTCCCGTACGGCTCCCACCGCACCCCGATGAAGCCGGACGTGCCGCTCTCGCCCGACACCGTCGTCGAGCTGATCGCCGAATTCCTCGACCGGCTCGACCTCACCGGCGTCACCCTCGTCGAGAGCGACTGCGGCCGCGCCCAGACCGTCGCCGTCCGCCACCCCGAACGACTCGCCCGGCTCGTCCTGATCTCCTGCGAGGCCTTCGACAACTACCCTCCCGGCGCCCCCGGGAAGATGATCGAGCTGGCCTGCCGCATCCCCGGCGGGGTCGCGCTCATGGCCAGGATCCTCGGGCTGAAGCCGCTGCGCCGCCTGCCCGTCGGCATCGGGGCCCTCACCCGGCGGCCCGTGCCGGACGAGATCGTCGAGGGCTGGCTGCGTCCGCTGCGCACCGACCCCGCGATCCGCCACGACTTCCGCCGCTACAACCTCTCCGTACGCAAGGACGAACTCCTCCAAGCCGCCGAAGGACTACGGACGTTCGACCGCCCCGCGCTCGTCGTCTGGGCCGTCGACGACCTGATGATGCCGCGTGAGCACGGCCGCGGACTCGCCGAACTGCTGCCTCAGGGGCACCTCGTCGAGATCGAGGACAGCCGCACGCTCATCAGTGAGGACCAGCCCGAACGGCTCGCGGCCGAGCTCAGGGCCTTCATCGCGAAGACCGCTTGA
- a CDS encoding RidA family protein: MSLHRHNPAELSPPTGFSHAVTATGSRVLFLAGQTSLDRDGKVVGETLPEQFETALANLLTALRHAGGSPADLARVTVYATDIADYRQHAPELGRIWRRLAGRDYPAMAVIGVVRLWDDQAQVELDGFAVLE, encoded by the coding sequence ATGAGCCTGCACCGGCACAACCCCGCCGAACTCTCCCCGCCCACCGGCTTCTCGCACGCCGTCACCGCCACCGGCTCCCGCGTGCTCTTCCTCGCGGGACAGACCAGCCTCGACCGCGACGGCAAGGTGGTCGGGGAGACCCTGCCCGAGCAGTTCGAGACCGCCCTCGCCAACCTGCTCACCGCGCTCCGCCACGCCGGCGGCAGCCCCGCCGACCTCGCCCGCGTCACCGTCTACGCCACCGACATCGCCGACTACCGGCAGCACGCGCCCGAACTGGGCCGGATCTGGCGGCGGTTGGCCGGACGCGACTATCCGGCGATGGCCGTGATCGGTGTCGTACGCCTGTGGGACGATCAGGCCCAGGTGGAGCTGGACGGCTTCGCCGTGCTGGAGTAG
- a CDS encoding acyl-CoA dehydrogenase family protein, with translation MSVFSLDPQQTARCAELRVLAAERLRPLAEKGEPGRVNRPLVAALGELGLLAGLFDAGALDLCLLRESLAHSCTEAETALALQGLGGHPVAAFGTAEQRARWLPEVVAGRAVAAFALSEPDAGSDAAALALEARPDGAGGWHLHGEKRWISNAPEADFATVFARTTPGAGARGVTAFLVPAGRPGLTGSPLDMLAPHAIGSLVFDGVPVGPEDVLGETDRGFRVAMTTLNRFRPSVGAFAVGMAQAALDATLAHTATRPAFGGVLRDLQAVSHQVAEMATRTEAARLLVYAAAAAYDAGADDVPRRSAMAKLLATETAQYVVDAAVQLHGARALQRGHLLEHLYREVRAPRIYEGATEVQRTIIAKELFKELSPEPSKEAAS, from the coding sequence ATGTCCGTATTCTCACTCGATCCACAGCAGACCGCGCGGTGTGCGGAGCTCCGCGTCCTCGCGGCCGAGCGCCTGCGGCCCCTCGCCGAGAAGGGCGAACCCGGCCGGGTGAACCGCCCCCTCGTCGCCGCCCTCGGCGAGCTCGGCCTGCTCGCCGGGCTCTTCGACGCCGGCGCCCTCGACCTCTGCCTGCTGCGCGAATCCCTCGCCCACTCCTGTACGGAGGCCGAGACCGCGCTCGCCCTCCAGGGCCTCGGCGGCCACCCGGTCGCCGCCTTCGGCACGGCCGAGCAGCGCGCCCGCTGGCTCCCCGAGGTCGTCGCGGGGCGCGCGGTCGCCGCGTTCGCGCTCAGCGAGCCCGACGCGGGCTCCGACGCGGCCGCCCTCGCCCTGGAGGCCCGCCCCGACGGCGCCGGCGGCTGGCACCTCCACGGCGAGAAACGCTGGATCTCCAACGCCCCCGAGGCCGACTTCGCCACGGTCTTCGCCCGCACGACCCCGGGCGCCGGCGCCCGGGGCGTCACCGCCTTCCTCGTCCCGGCCGGCCGGCCCGGGCTCACCGGCAGCCCCCTCGACATGCTCGCCCCGCACGCCATCGGCTCCCTCGTCTTCGACGGGGTCCCCGTCGGACCCGAGGACGTCCTCGGCGAGACCGACCGGGGCTTCCGCGTCGCCATGACCACCCTCAACCGCTTCCGCCCCAGCGTCGGCGCCTTCGCCGTCGGCATGGCCCAGGCCGCCCTCGACGCCACCCTCGCCCACACCGCCACCCGCCCCGCCTTCGGCGGGGTCCTGCGCGACCTCCAGGCCGTCTCCCACCAGGTCGCCGAGATGGCCACCCGCACCGAGGCCGCCCGCCTGCTCGTCTACGCGGCGGCCGCCGCGTACGACGCGGGAGCCGACGACGTGCCCCGCCGCTCGGCGATGGCGAAACTGCTCGCCACCGAGACCGCGCAGTACGTCGTCGACGCCGCCGTCCAGCTCCACGGAGCACGGGCCCTGCAACGCGGCCATCTGCTGGAACACCTGTACAGGGAAGTACGTGCCCCGCGCATCTACGAAGGAGCCACGGAGGTCCAGCGCACCATCATCGCCAAGGAACTCTTCAAGGAGCTGTCCCCGGAGCCGTCCAAGGAGGCCGCCTCATGA